The Arachidicoccus terrestris genome includes the window TAAAACGGAAGCTGGCGGAAGCAGGAATCCCTGTCAGGCAATAAGAAAATAAATAATCAAGTGAAAAGATAAGAATAATGGAAATCAATTATGCTAAATATCCGGACGGCCTGGTACCGGCTATTGTACAGGATAGCAAGACTGGAAAGGTATTGATGTTGGGCTTTATGAATGAAGAGGCGGTCGCCCAGACCAAAGCACTGGGCAAAGTGACCTTTTTCAGCAGGTCAAAGAACCGGCTGTGGACAAAAGGAGAAGAGAGCGAAAATTTTCTGATCCTAAAAGATATAAAAGTAGACTGCGACCAGGACACTTTATTGGTTAAAGCGGAGCCGTTAGGCCCAGTATGTCATACAGGTACAGATACCTGTTGGGGCGAAAAAAATGAATGTGGTAGTTTTTTGGTTCAGTTGGAAAATATAATTCAGCAACGCAAAAACTCAGGTGACGAAAGATCCTATGTTGCCAGTTTATTTAAAAAAGGTATCAATAAAATTGCTCAGAAAGTCGGCGAGGAAGCGGTAGAAGTGGTGATCGAAGCTAAGGATAGTGATGAGTATCTTTTTTTAAACGAAAGTGCAGATCTCCTTTTTCACTACCTGATCCTACTCAATGCGAAAGGGTACAGACTGGAGGATGTCATGAAAGTGCTGCGCAGCCGCCATGAGACAAAAAAGGCTGATCAGAAATAGGCATTTAGCTGTCATATATCCATTATTGTGTAACAGGCATGATTTATGCCTGAAGGCAATGATCTTATTGGTTATTATTTTTAATTTTCATGAAGTATCAAAGTAAGCAGTTCCAGCAGCCGTTCATACGAAGATATCTCTATTTTATAGTAGTAGTAGTAATACTGTCGACTGTTATAAGTAGATCCCAGGCGCAGAATATGAATATGATGACGGAGCTTGATCAACCTGCTGAACTCGCCTGGTATAATCAGCATTTTGCCCTTCTGGAAGACAGTGTAACGCATTATCAGGAAGCCATTAAGCAACCTCAGGTACCGGCCGAACGTAAACGTAATCTGGAGGCGTATGAGAAGGAGTTAGGCAGATATAGGACAACCATGCGACAGTTTGTGGCCCTGCATCGTGCAGAAGATACGGCTGCAAAAGCGCTCCTGATCAGTTGTTTCAGAGAAATTGAGGTCAACCAGGATACCTTAAGATCGATGGCTTCCCTGTTGACCGGTGCAGGGGCTGATAATACCTATGCACGGTATTTGGAGCAGGAGCTGCAGGGGAGGGCTAACGGTGAAGTCGGGAAGATTTTTATTGATTTTTCAATGCCGGATGACCATGGCAGAATGATCTCCACACAGCAGTATCGTGGTCACTACCTTTTGGTTAACTTCTGGGCAAGTTGGTGCGGCCCCTGCCGTGCAGAAATGCCTTCTTTTTTAGCTGTCTATCATCGGTTTAAGGATACTCTTTTAACAGTCATCGCTGTTAGTGTAGATACGGATAAATCCTCCTGGCTGCGGGCTAAAAAGCAAGACGGAACGGATTGGCTGAATGTCTTTGATGACAAGGCCTGGAATAGCCCGGTCGTACGCAATTATGCAGTTCACCGGATACCTCAGAATATTCTTATCGGGCCGGCCGGTCATATTGTCGCAAGGAATATCTCTGCACATGGGATCGAAAAGCTGCTGCATAGGGTACGGGTGAAGACACCTGCAGTAGCTGGTGCGCCTGTAAAATGATGAATATCCCTTATCTTCGCAATCCTAAAAAGAAATCATTTTATGTATCGCTCACATACCTGCGGAGAATTAACACTATCTAATGTACAACAAGAAGTTACACTGTCTGGGTGGGTACAGACCATCCGGAAATTTGGTTCTATAACATTTGTGGATCTAAGAGACCGCTATGGAATTACTCAGCTGCTTTTTGGTGAATCCTTGAATGAGCAGCTGGATAGCGCTCCACTCGGCCGTGAATTTGTCCTTCAGGTAAAAGGGAGGGTGGCTGAGCGTTCCAATAAAAATATGCAGATACCCACAGGTGAGATAGAGATCCTTGTGGAAAGTTTTTCAATTCTTAATAAATCGGCGGTGCCCCCCTTTACCATCCAGGATGATACAGACGGTGGAGAGGACCTTCGTATGAAGTATCGCTATCTGGATTTAAGAAGAAATGCCGTTAAAAAAAATCTACAACTTCGTTATCAGGTAGGGCGTTCTGTCAGAAACTACCTGCATGAGCAGGAATTTATGGATATTGAAACGCCATTCTTGATTAAATCTACACCGGAAGGTGCAAGAGATTTTATTGTGCCTTCCCGTATGAATGAAGGAGAGTTCTATGCCTTACCTCAATCTCCACAGACTTTTAAACAGTTGCTGATGATTAGCGGTTATGATCGTTATTATCAGATCGTCAAGTGTTTTAGAGATGAAGATCTTAGAGCAGACCGGCAGCCGGAATTTACCCAGATTGACTGTGAAATGGCCTTTGTGGAACAAGAAGATGTACTTCAGATGTTTGAAGGCCTGATCCGGCGCGTATTTAAAGACGTCATTGCAAAAGAATATACAGAAGAAATTGTCCGCCTGAGCTGGGAAGAAGCTATGTGGCGCTATGGGAATGATAAGCCCGATATTCGTTTTGATATGGAACTGGCAAATCTGAAATTCCCTGCCCATACTTTTAGGGAGAAGTCTGCTATAACCGGTATTTTTGAAGGAGTGGATTTTAAAGTATTTAATGAAGCTGAGACGGTAATTGCCATCGCTGTGCCAGGCGCAGCCGGTTATACGCGTAAAGAACTTGATGAATTGACTGCTTGGGTAAAAAGGCCGCAGATCGGTATGATGGGGTTGGTCTATGTCAAATGTCAGGAAGATGGCACTTATAAAAGCAGCGTAGATAAGTTCTATGATAGAGCGCGACTGGAGAAGATCGCACTGGCGACTCGTGCGAAAGCCGGCGATTTGATCTTGATTCTCGCGGGCAAGGAAGAACGTACCCGTAAGGCAATCAGCGAGCTTCGCCTGGAAATGGGTAAGCGCCTGGGAATGCGTAAACCTGAAGAATATAAGCTACTCTGGGTATTGGATTTCCCGCTTTTTGAATATGCACCGGAAGAGAACAGGTGGGTGGCCAGGCATCATCCGTTTACGTCTCCAAAACCTGGTGACATTGATCGCATGATCGGAAATGATCCAAAGATCAGTGATCCGGAAAGGTATTTAGAACATCCTTATGCGAATATCAAGGCCAATGCTTATGATATGGTACTTAATGGTAACGAGATCGGAGGCGGATCCATTCGCATATTCCAAAAAGAATTGCAGCAGAAAATGTTTGCTGCCCTGGGCATGGGTGAAAAGGAGCAGCAGGAAAAATTTGGGTTCTTATTGGGCGCATTCCAGTACGGTGCTCCCCCACACGGCGGCTTGGCCTTCGGGTTTGACAGGCTCTGTGCATTACTGGGCGGAAGTGAAAGCATCCGCGATTTTATCGCCTTCCCTAAAAACAACAGTGGTCGCGATGTGATGATCGATGCACCCTCCAGTGTTGATCAAAAGCAGCTCGATGAATTAAGGTTAAAGCTTGTTCCTTCTGATATTTAGGGTGGCTAGTGCTCTTCAAAAAACTAAGTCATATTCTATATGGAAAAATTCCTGTAGCAACGCTACAGGAATTTTTCCATATAGAATATATCGATGATTATAACTTTTTAATATCGTAGATCGGAATCGGCGGATCAAAGGATTGATCTCTTGCTGGTTTATTATACAGCAACATCACGATATCCATGCCGCGAACGACTCTGCCAAACGCCGCATATCCCAGGTGGTCCGGATTATTAGCACCACCCGAGTCATATCCCGGCTGGTCGCCAATGACAATAAAAAACTCGGAATTGGCGGTGCCTGCAGCTTCTCTGGCCAGCGATACGGTACCGGTTTTATGAAGAATACCCGTTCTTTTGGTGGATTCATGAACGATACCCTTTAAGGTTCGAAGTTTATCGGGTTTGGTTTGCCAGATACCCCCTTGAATCAGTTCTGCTTTTGGAGCATCAGATGCCTGATTGTCTGCATTCAGTACCCGATAAAAGCTGGCATCTTTATATAAACCTTCCTTAACATAGGAGAGGAAAGCCTTACACGTTTCGGGTGCCCGGTCAGGATAAATCTCTACCTCAATATCACCCATTTTTGTTTCTATCAGCACATGTGGATGGGCATACTTTTTTCCGCAACTAAAAAATATGAGGGACAAGAGCATTGCAAAGATGCAAACGGGCATTAATTTTTTAATCATTATCTATAGTTCGTTTATTTTAATACAATTGCTGCCAGTGCCGGTAAATGTACTTTAAGCCGGTAATGCTTTGTTTTTTTATCTAGTTCTTCCATTGGAATTTCAGTGTTATAAACGTCACCGGTTCCCCAGTAGTCTTGTTTATTAGAGTTGAAAATCTCTGACCACTTATTTTTACCAAATAATTCCAGTTCCCAGTTCCAGTGGACTTCAGGACGCATATTTAAGATGATGACCAGATCATCTTTTGATTTAAGGCCTTTTCTTTTAAACACAATAACCGCTTGGTCTTCATGGTGCAGATCTGTCCATTCGAAGCCTGAAGGGTCGAACTGCTTTTCAAACAAAGCCCCCTCTCTGCGGTAAAGCAGGTTTAGGTCCGTAATGCATTTTTTCATGCCCTGATGACTGGGCCACATTAACAATGACCACGGGAGCTCTCTTTTGTAATTCCATTCCTCGGTTGCGGCGAATTCATTGCCCATAAAAAGAAGTTTGGCACCTGGATGGCAGAACATATAAGTATAAAGTAACCGCAAATTGGCGAACTTTTGCCAATCATCCCCCGGCATTTTATAGATCATAGGACTCTTGCCATGAACAACCTCGTCATGGCTTAACGGCAACATAAAGTTCTCATCATAATAATAAGCCATACTGAAGGTGAAATCATTTTGATGGTAAGGGCGGTGTACAGGTTCCCGGTGAAAATACTTGATAGTATCATGCATCCAACCCATCATCCATTTCATACCAAAGCCCATGCCGCCTTGATAAGTGGGCCGGCTGATCCCGGGCCAGTCGGTGGACTCCTCAGCGATGACCTGAATACTGGGAAAATCCCGATATAGGGTCTCATTAAGTAACTTGACGAAAGCAATCGCTTCTGTGTTGCCATTACCTCCGAATTCATTAGGCTCCCACTGACCTTCCTCTCTGCTATAGTCCAGGCGGAGTATGGAACTAACGGCATCTACCCTTAGACCATCTGCATGAAATACGCCACACCAATAATGTGCACTGGAAAGCAGGAAACTACGCACTTCTCCTCGTGAATAGTTAAATATATAGGAGTTCCAGTCCGGATGATAGCCTTTTCTGGAGTCGGCATATTCGTATACATGGGAACCGTCAAAGCGGTAGAGGCCATGGGCATCTCTTGGAAAATGGGACGGAACCCAATCTAAAATGACCCCGATTTGCTCGTTATGGAAGGCGTCAATGAGCTTCATAAAGTCCTCAGGTGTTCCAAAACGGCTCGTAGGGGCAAAATAGCCTATGCCTTGGTAGCCCCAGCTCCCGTCATAAGGGAATTCCATAACGGGGAGCAGCTCAACATGCGTGAATCCCATTTCTTTTATGTAGGGAACCAACAGATCGATCATATTCAGATAACTGTTATAGCTTTCTTCATTATCTGGATCGGGACGCATCCAACTGCCTAAGTGGACTTCGTAGACCGAAAAAGGCGCATTCAGCTGATTGACCTTCTTCCTTTTACGCATCCAATCACCGTCTGTCCAGGGATACTCAGGCTGATATGTTATCGTCGCCGTGAGTGGCCTTTTTTCCCAGAAACCGGCATAAGGGTCACCTTTGTCCAGTACTTCTGATTCCGGTGTTATAATCCTGTATTTATAGAGCTCACCCATCCCCAGGTCTGGAATAAAGCCTTCCCAGATGCCGGAACTGTCCTGACGGACGATCAGCGGGTGAGTATCTGAATCCCATCCATTAAAATCACCAACAATGCGGACACTGGCAGCGTTCGGAGCCCAAACAGCGAAATAGCTGCCACGGGTACCCATTATCTCGATCTGATGATTACCCAGTAACCTGTGCATGCCGCAATGGATTCCTTGCTGGAATTGAGTAATATCCTCATCTGTAAATAATGAATAGTTCCATACGGATTTACTGCTGTCCACAAAATAACGTTGTTCATATTTTGTTTTAGAAGGCGCGGGCATGGTGATTGTCAATTTTTAAGCAATATACAACAATCTGCAGGAATAATATTCTTGCTATTAAGCTGATAATGCATTATTTTCACTTGCTGAAAGATCAGTGCAAATGATGGAAAATACGTCTTTCAGCTTCCATAAAATATGTTTGACTATACATTCATATCGAAAATTTACCGCCTACTGCTGGTCGTCTTTATAGTAACTGGTGCAGGTCGTCATGTATTTGGCCAAAAAGAGATTGGAGACCTGACTTTACATTTTGAACTGACAGCAGGTAATAACCAGCATCTGGATTCTAATATGATTAAAACTGCCGCTAAAACATTGTATGTCAGAGGTGGAATGTCCCGTTCTACCATCCATTTTAATGGATTTTCCCAATCCATCATCTATAATCAAAATGGGGATAAGGCATTTGTACTCTATCATCTTAATGATCAGGATTATATGTCCGTACTCACCAAAGCGCAATGGAAAGACCAGTATAAGCGGTACAAAGGCATGAAAGTGAATATTCAAAAGGACGCGGCCTCCAAAAAAATTTTGGGTTATAGCTGCATTAAGGCTGTGGCCATTTTGAAAGATGGTACAGAAATCAATATGTATTACACACCGGAACTAAAAACAACTGTAGGAGACAATCCCTATGAATTCAAGGAAATCCCGGGCCTGATCCTGGAATATGAAGCGCAGGTGATGCACAAATACAAAATTACTTTTACGGCGACCAAAATTGATTTTGGTCCGGTTCCTGCTTCTCGGTTTATTATACCTAAAGAGGGCTACAGGTTGCTGGATCCCAACAAATTAAAAGGGGAGTAATAAAGGTTAATATTGGAAAGGCTTACCCTTAAAGATAAATCTGCCAGCTCAAATCCGGTGGATGCGCTTAAAATAAATTGTTAGCAAAAATTATCTCAATTGTTATTTTACTTCGTTCGTGCAGCTCAAAATACAAAATTGGCTACATTCACTGCCCACAAACTGGTCTAGTCAGTTATAGTGTGGTGTCGGGCTTATGTTTTTTATCAAAATCGATTTAATGAAGCAATTCTTTTTAAGTGTATTAATCATGGGTTTATTCGGTCTGCAGTTACATGCGCAGATCGTTACGCAAGTAGATAATCCGGTCGACTATGTTAATCCATTGATGGGAACAGATTCAAAGTTTGAGCTCTCCAACGGGAATACCTATCCGGCCATCGGGCTTCCCTGGGGAATGAATATGTGGACTCCACAGACTGGAAAAATGGGCAGTGGCTGGCAATATACCTATGGTGCGGATAAAATCAACGGATTTAAGCAAACCCATCAGCCATCTCCCTGGATGAATGATTACGGCCAATTTTCGATCATGCCCACCACTGGTGGTATAAAAGTAAATCAAGAGGCAAGGGCAAGCTGGTTTTCACATAAGGCAGAAATTGTCAAACCTTATTACTATCAGGTTTTTTTAGCGGATGCGAATGTGACTACCGAACTGGCGCCTACAGAGCGCTCAGCGCAGTTTCAGATTACTTATCCCAAAGGTGATAGTTCAGCCTTGGTGATTGACGCGTTTGACAGAGGTTCCTACATAAAAGTAATGCCTGAACAAAATAAAATTGTAGGATACACTTCCAGATATTCTCGTGGTAAACTTAAAAATTTTAAAAATTATTTTGTTATCTATCTGGATAAGCCCATTAGCTTCGCTCAGATATATGACGATACGGTATTGACCAGCGGAAATGAATTGCAGGCCAATCATGTGTTGGCTGTTGTTGGTTTTAAGACAAAAGAAGGTGAAAAAGTACATGCAAAAGTGGCTTCTTCTTTTATCAGCGCGGATCAGGCAGAACTGAATTTAAAAAGAGAACAGGGCCAGAAAAGCTTTGATCAGATAGTGAGAGATGGCAGAAAGGTCTGGAATGATCAGTTAGGTCGGATTAAAGCTGAAGGGGGAACTGTGGACCAAACCCGTACGTTTTACTCTTGTCTGTATCGCATGATGTTCTTTCCCAATAAACTCTATGAAATCAACGCACAGAATCAGCCCGTCCACTGGAGTCCATATACTGGAGAAGTTAAATCGGGATATATGTTTGGAGGTACTGGCTTCTGGGACACATTTAGGGCGTTGTATCCATTCCTGAGCCTTGTATTCCCGGATATTAATAAGGAAATGCAGCAAGGCCTTATCAATGATTTTAAAGAAGGAGGCTGGTTGCCCGAATGGTCCAGCCCCGGGTATTCTAATATCATGCTGGGACAGAATTCTGCTTCAGTTGTCGCTGGTGCTTATCTGAAAGGGATCCGTGGCTATGATATCCAGACCTTATATAAAGCGATTATTCACGGTGCACATAGCAAGGGGCCGGAGGCTTCTGGCCGTTTGGGCTTTGAAGATTATGACAAATATGGTTATATACCCAGCGATAGCAAGACAGGTAATAGTGTCGCACGTACGCTGGAATATGCTTATGATGATTATGCCATTTACGCATTGGGCAAGGCATTAGGAAGACCTAAAGTAGAGACAGATTTGTATAGAAAAAGAGCCATGAACTATAAGCATGTCTTTGATCCATCCACGAATTTTATGCGCGGTAAAAATAAAGACGGTTCTTTTGTTTCAGATTTTGATCCTTATAGCTGGAGCCGCGATTTTATTGAAGGTAATAGCTGGCATTATACCTGGTCTGTATTCCAGGACGTACAGGGGCTGATTGATCTGATGGGCGGTAAAGAATTCTTTATTCAGAAGTTGGATTCGGTTTTTTCCGCACCACCACTCTTTGCTTCTGAAGGTAGGAAAGCCCGTGGTATGATCCATGAAATGCGGGAGATGCAGGTGATGCACATGGGGCAATACGCTCATGGTAACCAGCCGATTCAGCATATGATCTACTTATATAATTATGCAGGCGCTCCCTGGAAGGCACAGTATTGGGTAAGAGAAGCTATGAACAGATTATATCAACCTACGCCGGACGGTTATTGCGGTGATGAAGACAATGGACAGACCTCGGCCTGGTACGTGTTCTCGGCCATGGGATTCTATCCGGTATGCCCGGCTTCGACACAGTATGTTCTGGGTACGCCACTGTTCAAGAAAATGACTGTTCAACTGGAAAATGGGAAATCCTTTGTAGTTAGTGCATCTGATAACAATGCGGACAATCGGTACATTGAAAGTATGACGGTAAATGGCAAGCCTTATACCAAGAATTATATTTCACATAAGGATTTGCAACAAGGAGCTGTTATAAATGTGAAGATGGGCACTCATCCCAATAAGGAAAGGGGTATAAAAGATACGGACAGGCCATTCTCTCTTTCTATAGAGTAAAAGCCTTTTTGCCAGTTTTAATGATGTATGCTTTTGCAGATGGAGCTGAAGTCGTCTCGCTGGAATATAAACGGTTTTCGTATAATCATAAAAAAGCCCAGATCAGCATTGTATGACCAACATGTTCTTTTTATGGTCATCAGCTATTTTACAAATGAAAGTATAAGGAACATAAAATTAACCATAAAATGCAGGATGAATCCGTACAAAAAACCGTATTTGATCCTTACATAGCCAAATCCAAATCCCATAATTATCTGCGGTAGTACAAATACAGGATAGGCCCAAAACAGGTTTGGATAAAGTGGGGAGAAGGTGGATATATGTATCAGCCCAAATAGGAAAGCTATTATACAGAATATAAATTTTCTGGTTTTTAAATCAATTCCGATTATTTGCTGAGCCGCAGTTGTTTTTAAAATAGCGATAAGACAGCATAGGGCTAAAATGCCCTCATAGATATATTTGTCGGTCAGGCCAGCCAGATTTAATACTTACGGGCTATTACCAGTATCAAAAGGTCCTATGATATCAGGATATTTTTTACTCTGTAATCCTGCCACAGCTAAACAGGATTTCCTCTAAAAATGGAGCTAAAAGGGGCATTATCACATATTTGCCAACAGGCGCTTCAATCATCCTAGTTACCTGATTTATGCTATAAATATCTACATGGTACACCCGGCTTAAGCATCAGAATCACGGGAGTCACGAGGATGACTCCTCCCGCAAAAATAAGCAATAAACATACTCCCCAGACGCGTACAACCGCTGACAGTTTCTGGCTGGTGCTGAGATCTGGCACATTGACAGATGGGTATAGTTCCACGGACGCGTTTGTTTTGGTAAGCCGACATGTTTGTAATATGATTTAAACCCTTTTGGTTTATCCGGCCTGTATTAAAAAAATAGCGGGTCTTTTATGTAAATCCAGCTTCGAAAAAGCCGTTTTCCACCAAGAGAGTTTCCTGGATTGAATGGATTCACGCTCAGACGTAATATCAACTGCAATACAAAGCCGGGTATCTGAATGGCATACAGCGATAATATCTTCTATTAGTTGCATATTCCGATACGGCGTTTCTATAAAGATCTGCGTACAGTTCCTTTTTCTGGAATCCCCTTCCAGCGCCTGGATAGCTTTTTTTCG containing:
- the glgB gene encoding 1,4-alpha-glucan branching protein GlgB; translation: MPAPSKTKYEQRYFVDSSKSVWNYSLFTDEDITQFQQGIHCGMHRLLGNHQIEIMGTRGSYFAVWAPNAASVRIVGDFNGWDSDTHPLIVRQDSSGIWEGFIPDLGMGELYKYRIITPESEVLDKGDPYAGFWEKRPLTATITYQPEYPWTDGDWMRKRKKVNQLNAPFSVYEVHLGSWMRPDPDNEESYNSYLNMIDLLVPYIKEMGFTHVELLPVMEFPYDGSWGYQGIGYFAPTSRFGTPEDFMKLIDAFHNEQIGVILDWVPSHFPRDAHGLYRFDGSHVYEYADSRKGYHPDWNSYIFNYSRGEVRSFLLSSAHYWCGVFHADGLRVDAVSSILRLDYSREEGQWEPNEFGGNGNTEAIAFVKLLNETLYRDFPSIQVIAEESTDWPGISRPTYQGGMGFGMKWMMGWMHDTIKYFHREPVHRPYHQNDFTFSMAYYYDENFMLPLSHDEVVHGKSPMIYKMPGDDWQKFANLRLLYTYMFCHPGAKLLFMGNEFAATEEWNYKRELPWSLLMWPSHQGMKKCITDLNLLYRREGALFEKQFDPSGFEWTDLHHEDQAVIVFKRKGLKSKDDLVIILNMRPEVHWNWELELFGKNKWSEIFNSNKQDYWGTGDVYNTEIPMEELDKKTKHYRLKVHLPALAAIVLK
- a CDS encoding peptidylprolyl isomerase, with translation MIKKLMPVCIFAMLLSLIFFSCGKKYAHPHVLIETKMGDIEVEIYPDRAPETCKAFLSYVKEGLYKDASFYRVLNADNQASDAPKAELIQGGIWQTKPDKLRTLKGIVHESTKRTGILHKTGTVSLAREAAGTANSEFFIVIGDQPGYDSGGANNPDHLGYAAFGRVVRGMDIVMLLYNKPARDQSFDPPIPIYDIKKL
- a CDS encoding GH92 family glycosyl hydrolase — translated: MKQFFLSVLIMGLFGLQLHAQIVTQVDNPVDYVNPLMGTDSKFELSNGNTYPAIGLPWGMNMWTPQTGKMGSGWQYTYGADKINGFKQTHQPSPWMNDYGQFSIMPTTGGIKVNQEARASWFSHKAEIVKPYYYQVFLADANVTTELAPTERSAQFQITYPKGDSSALVIDAFDRGSYIKVMPEQNKIVGYTSRYSRGKLKNFKNYFVIYLDKPISFAQIYDDTVLTSGNELQANHVLAVVGFKTKEGEKVHAKVASSFISADQAELNLKREQGQKSFDQIVRDGRKVWNDQLGRIKAEGGTVDQTRTFYSCLYRMMFFPNKLYEINAQNQPVHWSPYTGEVKSGYMFGGTGFWDTFRALYPFLSLVFPDINKEMQQGLINDFKEGGWLPEWSSPGYSNIMLGQNSASVVAGAYLKGIRGYDIQTLYKAIIHGAHSKGPEASGRLGFEDYDKYGYIPSDSKTGNSVARTLEYAYDDYAIYALGKALGRPKVETDLYRKRAMNYKHVFDPSTNFMRGKNKDGSFVSDFDPYSWSRDFIEGNSWHYTWSVFQDVQGLIDLMGGKEFFIQKLDSVFSAPPLFASEGRKARGMIHEMREMQVMHMGQYAHGNQPIQHMIYLYNYAGAPWKAQYWVREAMNRLYQPTPDGYCGDEDNGQTSAWYVFSAMGFYPVCPASTQYVLGTPLFKKMTVQLENGKSFVVSASDNNADNRYIESMTVNGKPYTKNYISHKDLQQGAVINVKMGTHPNKERGIKDTDRPFSLSIE
- the hisIE gene encoding bifunctional phosphoribosyl-AMP cyclohydrolase/phosphoribosyl-ATP diphosphatase HisIE, with translation MEINYAKYPDGLVPAIVQDSKTGKVLMLGFMNEEAVAQTKALGKVTFFSRSKNRLWTKGEESENFLILKDIKVDCDQDTLLVKAEPLGPVCHTGTDTCWGEKNECGSFLVQLENIIQQRKNSGDERSYVASLFKKGINKIAQKVGEEAVEVVIEAKDSDEYLFLNESADLLFHYLILLNAKGYRLEDVMKVLRSRHETKKADQK
- the aspS gene encoding aspartate--tRNA ligase, coding for MYRSHTCGELTLSNVQQEVTLSGWVQTIRKFGSITFVDLRDRYGITQLLFGESLNEQLDSAPLGREFVLQVKGRVAERSNKNMQIPTGEIEILVESFSILNKSAVPPFTIQDDTDGGEDLRMKYRYLDLRRNAVKKNLQLRYQVGRSVRNYLHEQEFMDIETPFLIKSTPEGARDFIVPSRMNEGEFYALPQSPQTFKQLLMISGYDRYYQIVKCFRDEDLRADRQPEFTQIDCEMAFVEQEDVLQMFEGLIRRVFKDVIAKEYTEEIVRLSWEEAMWRYGNDKPDIRFDMELANLKFPAHTFREKSAITGIFEGVDFKVFNEAETVIAIAVPGAAGYTRKELDELTAWVKRPQIGMMGLVYVKCQEDGTYKSSVDKFYDRARLEKIALATRAKAGDLILILAGKEERTRKAISELRLEMGKRLGMRKPEEYKLLWVLDFPLFEYAPEENRWVARHHPFTSPKPGDIDRMIGNDPKISDPERYLEHPYANIKANAYDMVLNGNEIGGGSIRIFQKELQQKMFAALGMGEKEQQEKFGFLLGAFQYGAPPHGGLAFGFDRLCALLGGSESIRDFIAFPKNNSGRDVMIDAPSSVDQKQLDELRLKLVPSDI
- a CDS encoding CPBP family glutamic-type intramembrane protease gives rise to the protein MAGLTDKYIYEGILALCCLIAILKTTAAQQIIGIDLKTRKFIFCIIAFLFGLIHISTFSPLYPNLFWAYPVFVLPQIIMGFGFGYVRIKYGFLYGFILHFMVNFMFLILSFVK
- a CDS encoding TlpA family protein disulfide reductase, which produces MKYQSKQFQQPFIRRYLYFIVVVVILSTVISRSQAQNMNMMTELDQPAELAWYNQHFALLEDSVTHYQEAIKQPQVPAERKRNLEAYEKELGRYRTTMRQFVALHRAEDTAAKALLISCFREIEVNQDTLRSMASLLTGAGADNTYARYLEQELQGRANGEVGKIFIDFSMPDDHGRMISTQQYRGHYLLVNFWASWCGPCRAEMPSFLAVYHRFKDTLLTVIAVSVDTDKSSWLRAKKQDGTDWLNVFDDKAWNSPVVRNYAVHRIPQNILIGPAGHIVARNISAHGIEKLLHRVRVKTPAVAGAPVK